The segment AAGTCTGAAATTTTCTCTTTCATGCTTCATCCTTCAATTAAACTAATTAAACTCCCCAGGCAAGATTCGAACTTGCGACCAATCGATTAACAGTCGATCGCTCTACCACTGAGCTACTGAGGATCGTGAACTCAATCTTTTCAACAGTTACTAATATTACCGAGTGCAAATATAACTTGTCAAGCCCTTTTGCAGTTTTCTGGCAAATTTTTTTTAGGCTGGATGAACTCGTGCTAGCTATTTCTGGTTCAGCCGCCACTCAGCGAGACGTTCGCGAGCTTTTGCATCGAGGGAATTGGCTAAAAACCGCCCCGACGAGTGTTTCTTTGGTCTGTTTTTGCGTATGACCGCACGAGCGGTTGATTCCACGTCGTAAGCCAGCTGTGGTGCTGACATCCATTCTGCGCCATACCCCACCACTGTTAATTGCTGCGCCCGATCTGATGTAGCGACAATCAAGCGCCGTGCCGATCTGTAGGGATTGTAACGAAAGGAGGCACAGGTTTTTTCGATGTAAGTATCTGCTGTCTGCCCAAAATCTGTGTAATACACTGATAGCTCGTGGGTAATCGCTTCACGATTACTGCGCGTATCTTGATACTGGGCATCAAATACAACTTGAGTTTCAAAACCCTTAAAAGCGCTGTAATTGACCAAAGCCTCTATTAATTCAAGACGGGCGGCTTCTAGCCCATTGCGATCGCGGGTTCTTTGCAGGTAAGACCATAGTCCAATGACGTTGTAGCCGTCAACGAGCAAAACAGCCTGCGGGGATGGGCGTTGCATTGTTTTAAGCCAAGATTTTTTAGGTGAAAATAACTATTTCATTATCTTAACAATATAGCAAGTCACTTCTGTAGTCCTTTTTGCAGAACTCGGCGAATCCTCTTAAAGGAGAATCTTGGCTTATAAGGGGGAATCCTGAGTTTGCAAGAGGCGTTGTCTTAGGCGTTTTGGCTCTCCTCGATCCACAACGCAGCCCTGCTCCAGTAAGAATGCACCGTCGGCATAATTTAACTCATCTAATCGATGCGTGACCCAAAGGGCAGTCAAACCCCGGCTTTTTACCAAGCTTTGCACTTGCGCGACTAAATCCAATTGAGAATCCGGATCGAGTAGGGCGGTGGGTTCATCTAATAGTAAGACTTCCGATCGGCGGGCGATCGCACCGGCAATGGCAATTCGCTGTTTTTGACCCCCACTCAGAGCATAAATGGGACGTCGTTCCAGCGCCAGTAAATTGACCGCTGCCAGTGCTTGCTCTACCCGCCCGCGTATCTCAGCGGGCGAGAGATTTTCCTCCACCAGTCCAAAGGCAACATCGGCACCGACCGTCGGCATCACCAGCTGATGATCGGGATTCTGGAAGACAAAGCCAATCGGGTTTAAAATCTGAATTTCTCCTGCTTGGGGACGCAACAGCCCAGCCAGCAATCTCAACAAAGTTGATTTTCCACTGCCGTTAGTGCCCAAAAGCATCCAAAATTCACCCTTGGGCACCTCTA is part of the Coleofasciculus sp. FACHB-1120 genome and harbors:
- a CDS encoding NYN domain-containing protein, coding for MQRPSPQAVLLVDGYNVIGLWSYLQRTRDRNGLEAARLELIEALVNYSAFKGFETQVVFDAQYQDTRSNREAITHELSVYYTDFGQTADTYIEKTCASFRYNPYRSARRLIVATSDRAQQLTVVGYGAEWMSAPQLAYDVESTARAVIRKNRPKKHSSGRFLANSLDAKARERLAEWRLNQK
- a CDS encoding ABC transporter ATP-binding protein — its product is MVKPAIQVKDLCFNWPKGEKVLDSCSLEVPKGEFWMLLGTNGSGKSTLLRLLAGLLRPQAGEIQILNPIGFVFQNPDHQLVMPTVGADVAFGLVEENLSPAEIRGRVEQALAAVNLLALERRPIYALSGGQKQRIAIAGAIARRSEVLLLDEPTALLDPDSQLDLVAQVQSLVKSRGLTALWVTHRLDELNYADGAFLLEQGCVVDRGEPKRLRQRLLQTQDSPL